Genomic DNA from Thalassoroseus pseudoceratinae:
GCACTCGCCGGGAAGAAATTTTGAAGCAAGTCCCCACCGAAGTTCGCGAACGATGCACGCTCGGAGAATTGGATCGAGAGTACTCTCTTAACGAGATTGCAATTATCACCCGTGCTGCACCTGCTCGTATGTTGGGGCTGGTGAATAAAGGCCACCTTGGTGTGGGGGCGGACGCCGACGTGACGGTCTATGCGCCGCAGGCCGATCACGAGCGGATGTTCGAGTTGCCACGCTACGTCATCAAAGCAGGTGACGTGGTGGTGGACGATGGGGAAGTTCGTTCATCGAACGTCGGAAAACTGATGCACGTCTCGCCGGAATTTGATCCAGATTCGCTCCCTCATATTCGGGAATGGTTCGAGAATCACTACACAATTCAGTTCAACAACTATGCAGTGAGTGAGTCGTATTTGCACGATCACGAAGTCGTTCCGACAAACAAAGCGACGCAATGAGTGAAACCAATCCCCCCCTGGACCTGGCGTCGCTGAAACGCTCGCACACACCCAAAGCGGTTGCGGAACGGTTATCCCAGCAGCCACCACAGAGTTACCTACGCGATCTTGTTTACGGTGCGATCGACGGGTTGGTCACGACGTTTGCGGTGGTTGCCGGAGCGATCGGTGCCGAGCTTTCGAGTCGACTCATTATCATTTTCGGCCTGGCGAATCTGATTGCTGACGGCTTCAGTATGGCGGTGAGCAACTACTTGGGGACGAAAGTTGAAGCCGATCGGCTCGATCGCATCCGGGAAATCGAAAACCACCACATCGAATTCATTCCCGAAGGTGAAGCGGAGGAAATCCGCGAGATTTATCGTCAAAAAGGTTTCGAAGGCGAGTTGCTCGAGCAGGTGGTTCAGGTCATCATCGCCGACCGCACGCTGTGGATTGACACGATGCTCCGCGAGGAATGGGGGTTGTCGATTGAGCCCACGAACCCCTGGAAGGCGGCCGGCGCGACGTTTATGTCATTCATTGTTGTTGGACTCATTCCCGTTTTGCCGTTCATGGTTTTCGACGCCGAGGGAGACGCGCGAAACGTGATCATTGCCGGTGGTTGCGTCCTGACGGCGTTGGCGTTTTTCATCGTGGGGGTTCTGAAGTCGCGGCAAGTGGGTTATCCGTGGTGGCGATCGGGCGTGCAAGTCTTGGCGATGGGAGGCGGTGCCGCGATGTTGGCGTACCTCGTCGGCGTTCTCTTGCGACCACTTGGCGGATAGAATCCCGCAATCTTTGCGTCAGTTCCAAACCATTCTTGAAAGGTCGATTGCGTCGATGTTTGCGGAAATCATTGCCATCGGAACCGAACTCACAACCGGGGCGAAGCTGGATACGAACAGCCAATGGCTGAGCCAAGCGTTGGGGCAGATCGGGATTGTCGTTCGTTATCATCAGACGATGGCCGACGATCTAGCGGCGATGGTGAAGGTTTTTCGGACGGCAGTTGAGCGGTCGGATTTGGTCATCATCACGGGAGGGTTGGGGCCGACTCAAGATGATCTTACGCGTCAAGCTCTCGCTGATCTTGTCGGTGTGGAATTGGAGTTGAACGAGTCTTCATTGGCTCATCTTCGGCACTTGTTTGCATCACGAAAACGGGAGATGCCCGAACGGAACACGATCCAAGCGTACTTTCCCGCCGGGAGTGAGCCGATTGAGAACGCACGCGGAACCGCCCCAGGTATCTGGATGAAGGTTCCCCGTTCCGATCGCGATCACCATGCATTCGTTGCGGCTCTGCCCGGGGTGCCAAGCGAGATGAAACCGATGTTCGAGCACGAAGTTCGTCCACGGCTACCTCACTCTGGGCGGGTCATTCGACACACTCGGATCAATGCGTTTGGAGCCGGCGAATCGCGTGTCGAGGAGTTACTCGGTGCATTGACCGCACGCGGGGCGGACCCAGAGGTCGGCATCACCGCTCACGAGGCGACGATCACTCTGCGGATCGTCGCGGAGGGCCAAACCGAAGCGGAATGTCATACGAAAATCACCAGCGTACGGGCGGACGTTCAACAACGGCTCGGCTCACTCATCTTCGGTGAAGAAGACGAAGAGTTGCAGCACGTCGTTCTTCGACTGCTTCAGCAACGGGGCCAAACTCTCGCTACGGCAGAAGCCGGAAATGGTGGACTAATGGCTCACTGGTTGACCGCTGTCAATGGGTTCGAATCGGCGTATCTCGGTGGCGTGGTCGCACCCACCGAGTCCGCGAAGACCACGCTGCTTGGCGTCTCACCAGAAACCGTTGGAACCTACGGTTCGGTGAGTGAGGAGACTGCCATTGAAATGGCGAACGGTTGCCGGGAGCGATTCCAAACCGACTACGCTCTCGCTCTGACGGGACGCAAGAACGACACTCCCGAAGGGACCGTCTGGATCGCGTTTGCTGGTCCAAATCGCTCGGAAGCCATCGAGCACCATCTCATTGGCGATCCCGGTATCGCCACAAGTCGAGCGGCCAAAACCGCACTCAATCTGCTCCGCACCAACTTGGTTGCATGTGAGTCGCCCGGGTGATCCCCATCGAGAATCTTGGCTGAAAACTTGCGGGGGACCGGGAAATATCGCACAATCGGAAAACTCAGAGTCGTTTCCCTCCGTAACCTCACTCCCCCCATGATGCCCCATCCGATTCAACCGAGCACACACCGCTCGTCTGGTCCATTACTTGGACCAAGACGTTTGTGGGTTGTCGCTGCGCTCGGCGTTTTGTTGGGGTTATTCGCCGAGATCGGTCTGCCCGCATTTGCGTGGATGTCGGTTGTGATCTTGTCCGACGAAAAGGATTCCGACGAGACAATCGCCCCGCCAGCCACCGGACCGACTTGCTGTAACAACTGTGGTTGTTCGGACTCCGCCCGTTCCGGTGGTGTGTGTTGTTGTACCGGACGTAATTCAACCTTCGTTGACGAGGAAGACGAAGCGGGATCGCCAGCACGCACCGAAGTTGGATGCCCTTGTGGGCAGTTGCCAACGGATCAGATGGCGGGACCGTCAACCGTCAAAATTATTGCAATCACCGTTTCGGTGCGTTGGTCCGAAGCGGAAACACGACGTGTGATGATTCAACCGTCGAGCCTGCCGGAGGTCACTGTTCGACCGGAAACGCCGCCTCCAGAAATCGCAATTCAGAACGATCGACAATTTGTTTGACCGACTCCGTCCCGTAACGGATTCGGTTCCGTTACGGATTTGAGCGTGACTCAAACCTTCGATCGATGATCCAGCGGACGCAACTCCGTGAGTCCCATGCAAAATGGGGAATCACGTGGTGCACGTGTGCAACACGCGCTGGGCTGAACTTTTTCTGGAGTACATTATGATTTCCTTACGCCGTCGTTCCGGCTTTACCTTGATTGAATTGCTCGTTGTGATTGCGATTATCGCAATCTTGATTGCCCTTCTGTTGCCAGCGGTTCAGCAGGCTCGTGAAGCTGCCCGCCGCACACAATGCAAGAACAACCTCAAGCAGTTGGGCATCGCGTTGCACAACTACCATGACACACTCGGCTCGTTCCCGTCGGGGTATATCACGGCGGATACCTCCGCAGCGTCCAACTCAGCTCCGGGTTTTGCATGGAGCACGTTGGTGCTGCCGAGTCTCGAACAGAACAACCTCCACGACAGTTTCAACTTTGGACTGGATGCCAAAGACCCGGCCAACACCCCGTTCGCGACGCAGTTTTTGAGCGTGTTCCGCTGCCCCTCCGACACCGGTCCCGATACGTTTACCGTGACCATCAGCGGCACCGACTACGAACTATCCACTTCGAACTATGTCGGGATGTACGGTTACGGCAGCGTGACAATGAATCCGGACGGTCGGAATGGTGTGTTTAGCCGAAACAGTGCGACGCGGATGCGGGATATCACCGACGGAACATCCAGCACGTTCCTAGTGGGCGAACGAAACTATGCGTTGGGAAAGTCAACTTGGTACGCGGCTTTGGAAGGATACTCGGTCGACTCGGGCATGACGATGATGAGCATGACCGAAGGCCCCGGCCAGTTGGTGCTTGGGCACGTCGGCCAACCCGCTATGATGAGTATGCCCGCCATGCATCACACCGCGAACAACACGCCGCACGTTGTGAACTACGGTAGCTTCCATTCTGGCGGATCGCAGTTCTTGCAGGTGGACGGCTCGGTCAGTTTCATTAGCGATTCGATCAATTACGATACCTACCGCCGACTCGGCACGCGAGATGACGGTGAGGTCGTCGGGGAGTATTAAGCTGCTGCGTCAGTGATATCACTGGATTCAAAACGGCAGGGTTCGTGGCCTTCGAACTCTGCCGTTTTTCATGGAATGGACGAATTTTCAGAGAGCAGGTTTGGCATGAATTCTCTGCGAAATCCATTGGCGATACGGTCGCTTTTCCTGCTCGCTTGCCGTATGCTGCCTATGTTCAACGCGGGTCCGTGATTTAACCGAAACAAACTTACGAATGGCGGCATCTGGTCTGAAAACCGGTCGGTCTCCCGGTCGACGTACAACCCCCAATCGGCGGCGGCCCCCCGTTCTGACGGTGACTCGGTTCGACGTGGCCCGCGCCTTCATGTTGGCTGCGGTTCTGTTCCTGGGGATCGCAATCATCTACTTGGGAGCGATGTACGTGGCTCCGGTTTCGACGGATGTCGATGACCATGTTGAGCTCGAAATTGTCGAGTTACCGGGGGGCTCTGATGACGGTTTCCCGGATGAAATGCTGCAAGTCGAATCCCCCGAGGAAGAAATTCCCGATGCTTCGTTGAACCAGGAAACAGCCGAAGATTTGCAAGTCGAGGAAACGCTCGAAACCGTGTTGGATGTCGCCGATGAGGCGGCTGAACTCGCACCGCAGCAAATCCAAACCAACACCGAAAGCACCGGACGTGTGGGCAGTTCGTCGGGCACGGGGCGACGGGCGTTGGGATCGGGACCGGGTGAGAAAGGCTTGCCCCGCGAACAACGTTGGTACGTTCGGTTTTCCGACGGTGCCACTCTCGAAACCTACGCCAAGCAATTGGATCACTTTGGCATCGAGTTGGGTTTACTCACACCGCAAGGTGAGTTGATTTACCTGAGTAATCTCAGTGCCAATCCGCCGAAACAGCGTCGAGTCACCAGTGGCAAAGGTGAAAACCGATTGTACATGACTTGGCAAGGCGGCAATCGGAAATCCGCCGACCTCAAACTGTTTCAGAAAGCCGGAATCGACGCCCGACGTGGGACCATCTTTCACTTCTACCCACCGCAAGCTGAAGCCATGCTAGCTCAACGTGAGGAAGCCTACCGCGGACGTAAGGCCAGCGAAATTCGCCGAACGTATTTCGTGGTTCAGCCCATCGGTGACGGCTTTACGTTTGCGGTATCCAGACAGACGACGTTCTAAGAAACACTTCGTGACCGTCCACATCGTGAGGAAACCAAACCCAAGATGGAACAAGTTTTAGAAATCGCCGGCTTCGCGATCTACGTCGCAATGGGGCTGACGGCCCTGTTCGGTTTGTTTTGGCTCGTCCTGCTGTATTTTCGCATTGGACAGAAACGATTTTCCTCTTCCACGCAGGCTGACACGTTTTTGGACGAAGTCCGCGAAAACCTCGAACGTCGAGATTATGAACGGATCGCCGAGCAATGTGACACCGCTCCGTATTGGAGCAAGGCCGTTCCGCAGTTGATTTTGATCTCGATGCAACACATCAATCGGCCGCTCGGGAAACTCAAGCGCTTGCTCGCCGAACGGTTGGAAGTCGATATTCTTGCGTCGCTCGAATACGGCATGAGTTGGATCGCCACCTTTGCGAAGACCGCACCAATGTTGGGGTTGCTGGGAACCGTGGTTGGGATGATCAACGCTTTCGGCAAAATCGCCGCCGCACAGAGTTCCGGAATTCGCCCCGAGGCGTTGGCTCAGGACATTAGTTTCGCATTGGCGACGACGGCGATGGGGTTGTCAATTGCGATTCCCCTCGTGATGGGAGGCAACGTCATCCACATTCGCATGGGCAAACTGCAAGACAGCGTGCAAGGTGACCTCACTCGTTTCTTCAATGATCTCGAAGAAATGCAGTCCAAACGCAATTCCAACCCGGCGTGAACCGATGGCTCCAGAACCCACCATCGCCGACGAAGCTGACGACGCTCCGTTGGTCCAAAAACGTCGCACCTACGATGCGGAACTCGACATCACTCCGATGATCGACGTGGTATTTTTGCTGTTGATCTTCTTCATGGTGACATCGACCATGCAGCAAGATTCCCAGAACGATCCGCCACCGGCCGAACATGGCGTTGGCGTGGAATCGCTGGAAGCCATCGTCATCAGTGTCAACAAGCCGGAAGCGTCGGGCGGGGAACCGAGCATTGTTCTCAGTGACGGCACACCCGGCACGATTGAGGAAATCACCGGGGATGTGGAACGTGGTTTGGCAGAGGGAAAATCCGATGTCATCATCAAAGCTGATCGGGACATCACCAATGGCTTCACCATGCGAGTGTATCGTGCCGCCAGCGAAGTTCCGGGAATCCATCTGCACGTTCAAGTCAAAGACAAAAAGTGACGGCCGCTTTCGTATGCAGCTCCGATAGGAAAGATCGTCCACGATTCGATGCCGATAATTTTTCGCTGCCGCTTTTGCGGCCAGAAACTCAGCGTCTCGAACAGCACCGCCGGCAAAACGACGGACTGCCCACGATGCGCCCAACAAATTCAGATCCCCAAACCATCCAAACCGAAACCCAAGCCTGTACCGACAGCGAAAGAGCAACCGGCAAGCAAGAAGCCGGTTCCAACCACCAAACGCACACAGTCGGTCATCGCCGACGATGACGATTACGATTTCGATCTTCGCGGAAGTCGAATCGAAGCTGACGACATGGATCTCACGCCGATGGTCGACGTGACGTTTCTTCTTCTGATCTTCTTTATGATCACCGCGTCGTTCAGCATGACGAAAACAATTGAGACCCCCGCTCCCGATCCGGAGAAACAAGGGGCTCAGCAAACGATTCAAAATTTGGAAGACTTGGAACGGACATCCGTGATGGTCAGAATTGATCAGGATGATGTGATTTTTGTTGATGATGAATCTATCCCCGATCCTTCCGAGTTGGAATTCCTCCTCGCTGACAAACTGCGGTCCGAGGATAAGAACGAACTCATCATCCAGACGGACCCGGCATCCCGACATGAGACATTCGTCAAAGTTTTCGACGCCGGGACGGGCGCGGGGATGCAAAAGATTCGCCTTGCAACAGTGGCCAGCGACGATTGATAACAGCCACGGTATAGAACAGACTTCGACAGGTCTTCGATAGAAAACGGTTTCATGCCCCGCGACGTTCCACCCCCACCGCCAGAACGCAAACCGCCGGACGACGATTCCTGGAGTGATATCTCTGGGGAGTCCTCCTGGGAACTTCCGGCCGCCGACATTCCGGACGCTGACCGTACGGGAAAAGAGGAATTCTCGTCACTCTACGATGAGGAACTGGTCGAAGCGGACGAGGAATCCGTCGAAGCCGAGCCCGAGCGAACGCGGAGTCGGTACGATGACTTGCTCGACGATGATGAAATTGTCTCTGTCGAGATGGAGAGTCTCGACGCGGATGAATCTTCGGACGACGAGTTGGTTTTCGAAGATGAGTCCGTTGAGAGTTTGCCGACACCGAAGGCAATGCGAGCAGCGAAGTCGGAACCGAAAGACGAGGCGGCTACCGAAGATGCCGCGGAAACTGCGACGCGTCGAGAACCGGTTGCGGATCGCATCCGGGAACGTTTTGGTAGCGGCCGCACACGCCCCGGCGATCACGACGTCATCCGCTCGCCGATCGTACTGGCGTTGCTCGGTGGCGCCGTCATTTGCACACTCGTCGCCGTCACGCTTTGGTTTCTGACTAACAGAAACAAATCCGAACACCAGTACCTCGCCGCAGACCAAGCCCTTCAGGAAGGGCGATATATGCAGGCTGTGGAATTGTTCGAGAACTTTCTCGTTGAGAACCCAACCGATCAACGTGTTGCGGATGCTCGGATCGGGATTGGTCGGGCAAATATCCTGCGTCAGATCTCCGGTGGCGCACCGGATTGGCAAGCCGGGATCGACGCAATCGTGGACTTTCGCCGCGAGTACCGGGAGTTCGAGACTTACAACGATCAAAAAATTGATTTGCAAAAGTGGTCTAGTGAGATCGCCGAAGGTGCGGCACGCGATGCAGTCGAACTCAAAAGAAGGGAACTCATCGACGTATCCCGCGAAGCATTCAAACTTGCTCAGCATTTTAGTCCGGTGGACGACCAACCGGATGAACTCGCGGAGCGTTTGGAGAAGCGTTGGATTTTAGCCGTCGATGTGGCGGATCAGCGAGATGCGTACGAGCAAGCCATCCAGGCAACGGAGACCGCACTCGCGGCAGACCCACCCCAGACGATGCAAGCCTTGGTCGCACGACGCAATTTGCTGCTAGAGTTTCCCAAGCTCGATGGTGATTCCAAGTTAAATCGTCTGCTCAAACAGACGCTGGATGCCGAGAAAAAATTGATCTTGCGGGACAATCCCGACATCAATCCGGAAACGAGAGATCCCTTGCAGGACGCACCTGGCATGGTCGTTTTGACCGAACAAACTCGGACCCGTGCCAGTGAGCAAAGCGATGGGCAAACCGTCTTCGCGATGGGTCGCGGAGTTCTTTTCGGACTCGACACCGTCACCGGTCAGCCGCTGTGGCGTCGGACTGTCGGTCAACGCAGCGGATTCTTTCCCCAATCAGTTCCCACCGCAGTTCCCGGACTTCTCATCCATGATCAGCGGCGAGGCGAACTGGTTTTGTTGGAGAGCCGCACCGGCAAACTTCAGTGGCGAATACCGCTCGCAGAGCCATCGGTCAGTGAACCACTTGTAGAAGGCGGACACATATTTTTGCCGACGATGAGCGGACGGCTCTACAAACTTGATCTCGAATCAGGCCGCATCATTGGCAGGATTCATTTTTCCCAAAGTCTGATCGGTCCTCCGATTCTCCCACGTGATAGCGCAGCGTTGGTTGTGGTTGGGGAACGTGCGATTGCCTACACGGTGACGCTTCAGGACTTCGAAGTCGTTGCGACTGCGTACACCGGTCATGCGGCTGGGTCATTAGATTCTCCACCGCGAGGGCGACAAACGGATTCCGTCGATGTCCCTGCGATGCCGTTAGGCTCACTTTTGCTGCTGGCAGAGAACCAGCCGAATCGGCGATGTCAGTTGCGGTTATACGACTTGAAAAATCCCGGAGAGGAGATCCCGCAGGTTGCCAGCGAAACAATTCAAGGGCATGTGACAAGTCCACCGTTGTTGCGAGGAAATCTCTTGTTTGTGGCTTCTGGGAAAAATCGTGTCACTGCCTTTGCCGTAACGGATGATCCAGATCAACCACCCCTTAGTCGAATCGCCCAGCAGAACATCGTGGGCAATCAGACCCGTTCGGCATACTTGACTGCGACTTCAAGCGATCAATTGTGGTACGCCGGGAACGGTTTGTATCGACTCGACCTTTCGAGTGGGGCATTGTCGGTTGTCGCAAATATTGCCACAGACAGTGTCGCCGCACAGCCGCTACAACGCAGTGGTGATATTCTATTTATGGGGCGGCATCAGGCGTTCAATCAGTCGGTGCTGCTGTCACCATATCAAATTGATTCCCTGACTAGTAACTGGGGGACGACAATTGGTTCTCGCATCCTAGCATACACGGGTGACAAGACGGCAGCGGGTTTTCTGAACGAAGACGGGCGATTCTTTCGACTACAACAGGCGGAACTACAATCCAATGAACGCACGAAGTTCGATACTAATTCTACGGTAACCCTGCCGATTCCAGATGGCTTGAAACTCCCACTCATGGCCACTGCGATTACAGAACAAAAGATTGCGGCAGTTGCAGGGGGGGAATCATCAACGTGTTGGATTCTTGATCTCGGAGGACAAGTCTCGCAAACGCACACTTTGAGC
This window encodes:
- a CDS encoding ExbD/TolR family protein, whose protein sequence is MAPEPTIADEADDAPLVQKRRTYDAELDITPMIDVVFLLLIFFMVTSTMQQDSQNDPPPAEHGVGVESLEAIVISVNKPEASGGEPSIVLSDGTPGTIEEITGDVERGLAEGKSDVIIKADRDITNGFTMRVYRAASEVPGIHLHVQVKDKK
- a CDS encoding CinA family nicotinamide mononucleotide deamidase-related protein — its product is MFAEIIAIGTELTTGAKLDTNSQWLSQALGQIGIVVRYHQTMADDLAAMVKVFRTAVERSDLVIITGGLGPTQDDLTRQALADLVGVELELNESSLAHLRHLFASRKREMPERNTIQAYFPAGSEPIENARGTAPGIWMKVPRSDRDHHAFVAALPGVPSEMKPMFEHEVRPRLPHSGRVIRHTRINAFGAGESRVEELLGALTARGADPEVGITAHEATITLRIVAEGQTEAECHTKITSVRADVQQRLGSLIFGEEDEELQHVVLRLLQQRGQTLATAEAGNGGLMAHWLTAVNGFESAYLGGVVAPTESAKTTLLGVSPETVGTYGSVSEETAIEMANGCRERFQTDYALALTGRKNDTPEGTVWIAFAGPNRSEAIEHHLIGDPGIATSRAAKTALNLLRTNLVACESPG
- a CDS encoding MotA/TolQ/ExbB proton channel family protein; the protein is MEQVLEIAGFAIYVAMGLTALFGLFWLVLLYFRIGQKRFSSSTQADTFLDEVRENLERRDYERIAEQCDTAPYWSKAVPQLILISMQHINRPLGKLKRLLAERLEVDILASLEYGMSWIATFAKTAPMLGLLGTVVGMINAFGKIAAAQSSGIRPEALAQDISFALATTAMGLSIAIPLVMGGNVIHIRMGKLQDSVQGDLTRFFNDLEEMQSKRNSNPA
- a CDS encoding VIT1/CCC1 transporter family protein, producing the protein MSETNPPLDLASLKRSHTPKAVAERLSQQPPQSYLRDLVYGAIDGLVTTFAVVAGAIGAELSSRLIIIFGLANLIADGFSMAVSNYLGTKVEADRLDRIREIENHHIEFIPEGEAEEIREIYRQKGFEGELLEQVVQVIIADRTLWIDTMLREEWGLSIEPTNPWKAAGATFMSFIVVGLIPVLPFMVFDAEGDARNVIIAGGCVLTALAFFIVGVLKSRQVGYPWWRSGVQVLAMGGGAAMLAYLVGVLLRPLGG
- a CDS encoding outer membrane protein assembly factor BamB family protein, with protein sequence MPRDVPPPPPERKPPDDDSWSDISGESSWELPAADIPDADRTGKEEFSSLYDEELVEADEESVEAEPERTRSRYDDLLDDDEIVSVEMESLDADESSDDELVFEDESVESLPTPKAMRAAKSEPKDEAATEDAAETATRREPVADRIRERFGSGRTRPGDHDVIRSPIVLALLGGAVICTLVAVTLWFLTNRNKSEHQYLAADQALQEGRYMQAVELFENFLVENPTDQRVADARIGIGRANILRQISGGAPDWQAGIDAIVDFRREYREFETYNDQKIDLQKWSSEIAEGAARDAVELKRRELIDVSREAFKLAQHFSPVDDQPDELAERLEKRWILAVDVADQRDAYEQAIQATETALAADPPQTMQALVARRNLLLEFPKLDGDSKLNRLLKQTLDAEKKLILRDNPDINPETRDPLQDAPGMVVLTEQTRTRASEQSDGQTVFAMGRGVLFGLDTVTGQPLWRRTVGQRSGFFPQSVPTAVPGLLIHDQRRGELVLLESRTGKLQWRIPLAEPSVSEPLVEGGHIFLPTMSGRLYKLDLESGRIIGRIHFSQSLIGPPILPRDSAALVVVGERAIAYTVTLQDFEVVATAYTGHAAGSLDSPPRGRQTDSVDVPAMPLGSLLLLAENQPNRRCQLRLYDLKNPGEEIPQVASETIQGHVTSPPLLRGNLLFVASGKNRVTAFAVTDDPDQPPLSRIAQQNIVGNQTRSAYLTATSSDQLWYAGNGLYRLDLSSGALSVVANIATDSVAAQPLQRSGDILFMGRHQAFNQSVLLSPYQIDSLTSNWGTTIGSRILAYTGDKTAAGFLNEDGRFFRLQQAELQSNERTKFDTNSTVTLPIPDGLKLPLMATAITEQKIAAVAGGESSTCWILDLGGQVSQTHTLSETPELAPIPMGEGFVLAMPNGRLQYINLDSSRPAVDDYKPKIETDEDNQPGEQSVVAWVHADRINDELLLALDTNSQLIQVQLRKQPSPHLYGIRTVQLDSLVAMPFVLQDNFLALTTIEGQLQLMDSQTLQPVGEIELPGAVSNELWSAKGWVFAETEASTLHAIAIGEQPKLAWSVSNDNTTEDVRLAGPPFVKGPHLWVTRRNGDLSIIELDIGKLRKTIPLHNELDSGPIQIGDQLYVYTVDGGLISLDGIEVD
- a CDS encoding ExbD/TolR family protein, producing MPIIFRCRFCGQKLSVSNSTAGKTTDCPRCAQQIQIPKPSKPKPKPVPTAKEQPASKKPVPTTKRTQSVIADDDDYDFDLRGSRIEADDMDLTPMVDVTFLLLIFFMITASFSMTKTIETPAPDPEKQGAQQTIQNLEDLERTSVMVRIDQDDVIFVDDESIPDPSELEFLLADKLRSEDKNELIIQTDPASRHETFVKVFDAGTGAGMQKIRLATVASDD
- a CDS encoding DUF1559 domain-containing protein, yielding MISLRRRSGFTLIELLVVIAIIAILIALLLPAVQQAREAARRTQCKNNLKQLGIALHNYHDTLGSFPSGYITADTSAASNSAPGFAWSTLVLPSLEQNNLHDSFNFGLDAKDPANTPFATQFLSVFRCPSDTGPDTFTVTISGTDYELSTSNYVGMYGYGSVTMNPDGRNGVFSRNSATRMRDITDGTSSTFLVGERNYALGKSTWYAALEGYSVDSGMTMMSMTEGPGQLVLGHVGQPAMMSMPAMHHTANNTPHVVNYGSFHSGGSQFLQVDGSVSFISDSINYDTYRRLGTRDDGEVVGEY